Below is a window of uncultured Methanobrevibacter sp. DNA.
AAATCGTGTGGATGAAATCATTGAAGAACTGGATTCAAACCCAACGGTCATTAATGTTTCATCATTATCTGAGAGTGTGGGAGAGTTAAATAACTTAACTTATCATAATCCAACAGATAATGATGTGGCATGTATTTTATTTACTTCAGGTACAACTGGAAATCCGAAAGCTGTGCAGGTGGGCAGACATTCAATTGCCAATATGGTTTCATACTATCAGCATAATTCCAATTTCACTTCTGATGATGTTTATGGCGTTTTCGCATCTGTCGGTTTTGATGTTTCTCTACAACATTATGTTGCTCTTTTAACTGGAGGATCTGTTATCTGGATTCCAAATGACATTAAATTAAATATTAGAAAATTAAATGAATATTTCATAAAGTATGGAGTAACCCATACAATTATCACCACTCAGGTTTCTAAATTATTCGTCCAAAGTATTGATTATACCTCCATCAAGAATTTATGTGCAGTAGGGGAAAAATTAGGTGCTGTAACACCGCCGGAAAATTATGCATTTATTGATGTCTATGGCCCGACAGAAGCGACATCATCCATGACTTCAATTAATGTTAGAGATAAAATCGATGATTCTTCAGTGGGCGGTCCCGATTGGAATACAAAAATCTATGTTTTGGATTCACATCAAAGAAGAGTTCCTTTCGGTGCAGTAGGAGAATTATATATCTCCGGTTATCAAGTAAGTAAAGGATATTTAAACAATCCTGAAGCAAACAGAAAAGCATTCTTCACCAATCCATTTGATGGCGAAATTCAAGGTTATGAAACAATGTATAAAACAGGTGATGTCGTACGTTTATTGCCTGATGGAACTGTTGGTTTTATTGGAAGAAATGATTCGCAAGTTAAGATTAGAGGAAACCGGGTAGAACTATCTGAAATAGAATCTGAAATTCGTAAAATAGACTATGTCACTGACATTACTGTACAAACAATAAAACACGATGCAAATAATGAAATTGTTGCTTATGTTGTTGTAAACAATGATTTGGATGAAATAGAGTTGAAAAATTCAATTTGCGACCATGTTTCTAAACATAAACCTGAATACATGGTTCCATCATATGTTATCAAATTAGATGAGATTCCATTAAATGTTAACGGTAAAGTAGATAAGCGTGCTTTACCTGATGTTGATAGGGATAGTTTATATGCAGAATATGTGGCTCCAAGAGATGAAAATGAAAAAGAAATCATTAAAGCTTTTGAAAAAGCATTGGATTTAGATAAAATTAGTATATATGATGATTTTATTCGTTTAGGTGGGGATTCATTAATTGCAATAAAGCTGTTAAATTATATTGAATCTGATGATATTACTATAGCAGATATCTTTACTTTCCGCACTCCTGAAGCAATTGCAAGAAATATGTCTGAACTTTCTTTTGATTTGGACATTTATTCTTTAGAAGAGGGTTGTCCATTGAATTCAGCACAAATTAACGTATTTGCTGATGTAAATATTTATAATAAAGTTAATGCTTACCATATTCCCAACTATATTTCTATTTCCAAGAAATATGGTCTTGAAAAAATAATTGATTCTTTAGATAAATTATTAGATATGCATCCTATTTTAAGTACACATTTAAGTGAGAGGTATGAAACAAATGACAAGGATATATCCAATTCTGATCTGCTTAAGGATTTAATAACTACAGTTAAAAAATTCGGAATAAAAGAAATCATGAATATAATTAAGAAATATGGAATAAGAGATGTAAAAGGCCTTTATAAAATGATTAAGACTACTATAAAATTATTTAAAGAGGAATATCCGTATTTGGTAATGGGAGAAAAACCTCCAATTTCAATAGAATCCAAACTTGATAAAAATATTCTTATTGATTTCTTTGCTGAAAGCTTTGATTTGTATAATTATCTGTCTAAGTTTATGATTGTTGAATCTGAAGAATCATATTACTTATTTTATATGGTTCACCATATAATTTTTGATGCTATATCCGCCGGCGTATTCAAACATGATTTCATGACTCTTCTTGATGGAGGCAGCATTGGTTTTGATGATACCTTTTTAAAATCATCCGCTTTCACACATCAAATAAAAAATACTGAAAAATTCGATGAAGCAGCTGAATTTTATCTGCCTATGCTGTCAAATCTGGATGATGTGGGCATTTTGCTAGAAGATAATCCATCAGCTAAAGGATATAACATATCATCCTATGATTTGGAATTTGATAATATGGCATTTAAATCATTTTTACGTAATGCTGGAATTAGTGAAAATGTATTGTTCACCAGTGTATTTTCTTATGCTTTATCCCAATTCGTAAAAGGCAATAAAGTCATATTTACAATGATTGAAAATGGGCGTGACCGATTCAGTGAAAATTTCATAGGTATGACTTCCAATGTAATGCCGATGGTTATAGACTGTAAAGATCAATCCATTAATTCATATGTGGGTGATGTCGCAGATACTGTTTATGGAGTATTGAGGCACAGTTATTATCCGATTTTATTACTTTATCAGAAATATGATTTTGAAGTGAATATATTATTCCAATTTGTTCCTAATTGGATTGCGGATGAGTTTATAGAAGATGTAAACAGTATTAAAGATATGGACTCCGAAGAAATTACGAATTATGTCCTTAATAACTTCAGCGATTATCTCACGGAGTTCTTTGTTCAGGTTTACCAAAACGGTGATGATTATACCTTATTTATTACACATTCAAAAAAATATTCCGATAAACTGGTTGAAGATTTCAAAAACATGTTCATATCAATTTTATCCAACATCATCAATGCAGACATATCTTCCGATTTGAGCGACATCTTAAAATAATTTTGATTTTAGAAGTCAGTATATGATGACATATGCAGTAAATAGATTTAAATGCAAAAATGGATCAGAAAGTATTAAATAGCAGGAGAATTGTTTATACGTTAAAATAATTATTTTAGAGCACCTAAAATAATTTTAAACATATTTGATTAGGAATTGAAATTATTATATGTCTATCCAAAAGTTTTTTTAATTTTGTGAAAAATTATCCCCCCATAAATCCTCTTTTTCCACATTGCTTGTTGTGATATCATTGCAAATCATCCCCAGCAATATAGTTATTTGCTTCACGTGAATTATATGTCCTTCTTAAAATTTTCCCCCAAAAAATATATGCTATGATTTAATGAGTACAATTTTACTGAGTGGCTTCAACAAGCTTTAAATAGATTGCAATTTATATATTATTCCTTGAAAAGGCCTCAATTTAAGATACATTTGGAAGGAGGTAGATAATCATGAAAATATTTTTTATCAGGATTATTTATTAATCATTTCGGTTTCATCCCATGACTGTTTTGGTGTTCTTTCCATGCTCTCAAAAGGAGGTGAGAATATAGAGTTAATTTTCTTCTTAATAGAAACATATTGTTTTAACATCAGGACATTATTGATTCTATTGAAATGAGATAGATAATAACTCAATTTTTCATCCCCATAGAGGTAATTAAATACAAACAAGTCAATGAGGGTCTGGAAACTTATGTTTCATGAGGTCTTTTCTCCAGAGGCAGCCACTATTTAGTTACCTCCCCATATTAGTTAAGCTTATATATTCAAACTAACAATAAAATTAAACAAGAGATTGCTATTAAGTAAATCTCTATTGAGAGCAAATGTATATATTTAATGTCTATGGGATATTGTGGAGATTTATTTCTCTACAAGGACATTAATTTGCTTTTTTTATTTTAAATGTTTTTATCATAAATT
It encodes the following:
- a CDS encoding AMP-binding protein; this translates as LFNIVENGRDRFANYNSIGMFVNTLPLLVDCKNQDIDSFMNHMFDRVYGVMRYNYYPFRLLANKYDINSNILFQFIPEWIKDTSNFEDVYDNDILSNMADVIADLTVEIIQRDDDYILSVLYSDKYSRDFINHFVESYKLILHGMLNSDDLGDISYISSKDLVLLDEINETSHDLYYSDILDAFNDNLSKYPNNKLVLADNVSYTYAEAAFLIDKIQKLLIDNNIGSNDTVSVFVERNHWVLLSNLAVLSVGASYVPIDENHPINRMKYMVENSNSKAIITTNHFQNRVDEIIEELDSNPTVINVSSLSESVGELNNLTYHNPTDNDVACILFTSGTTGNPKAVQVGRHSIANMVSYYQHNSNFTSDDVYGVFASVGFDVSLQHYVALLTGGSVIWIPNDIKLNIRKLNEYFIKYGVTHTIITTQVSKLFVQSIDYTSIKNLCAVGEKLGAVTPPENYAFIDVYGPTEATSSMTSINVRDKIDDSSVGGPDWNTKIYVLDSHQRRVPFGAVGELYISGYQVSKGYLNNPEANRKAFFTNPFDGEIQGYETMYKTGDVVRLLPDGTVGFIGRNDSQVKIRGNRVELSEIESEIRKIDYVTDITVQTIKHDANNEIVAYVVVNNDLDEIELKNSICDHVSKHKPEYMVPSYVIKLDEIPLNVNGKVDKRALPDVDRDSLYAEYVAPRDENEKEIIKAFEKALDLDKISIYDDFIRLGGDSLIAIKLLNYIESDDITIADIFTFRTPEAIARNMSELSFDLDIYSLEEGCPLNSAQINVFADVNIYNKVNAYHIPNYISISKKYGLEKIIDSLDKLLDMHPILSTHLSERYETNDKDISNSDLLKDLITTVKKFGIKEIMNIIKKYGIRDVKGLYKMIKTTIKLFKEEYPYLVMGEKPPISIESKLDKNILIDFFAESFDLYNYLSKFMIVESEESYYLFYMVHHIIFDAISAGVFKHDFMTLLDGGSIGFDDTFLKSSAFTHQIKNTEKFDEAAEFYLPMLSNLDDVGILLEDNPSAKGYNISSYDLEFDNMAFKSFLRNAGISENVLFTSVFSYALSQFVKGNKVIFTMIENGRDRFSENFIGMTSNVMPMVIDCKDQSINSYVGDVADTVYGVLRHSYYPILLLYQKYDFEVNILFQFVPNWIADEFIEDVNSIKDMDSEEITNYVLNNFSDYLTEFFVQVYQNGDDYTLFITHSKKYSDKLVEDFKNMFISILSNIINADISSDLSDILK